In Hymenobacter gelipurpurascens, one DNA window encodes the following:
- a CDS encoding SMI1/KNR4 family protein, producing the protein MIIFSMTAYWQRIESWIKSNYPAVLATLNAPASVAELDKVESVLNAKLPEDFKLFLSVHNGQAQTHLSLFDGDSLLSTEDIIAEWESWNSILPSINEEGIKLSGKPITSEPDPGVRNDWWHTGWIPFTTDGCGNSYCIDVAPTSEGKSGQIIRMWHDDANRPIVAASLSEWIDAYVLDLEKGAYAPSNNLGWGGIIKK; encoded by the coding sequence ATGATAATATTCTCAATGACAGCGTATTGGCAAAGAATTGAGAGTTGGATTAAAAGTAATTATCCAGCTGTACTGGCTACCCTGAATGCGCCAGCTTCAGTTGCGGAATTAGATAAGGTAGAATCTGTGCTTAATGCCAAACTGCCTGAAGATTTTAAATTATTTCTTTCGGTACATAACGGGCAAGCGCAAACGCACTTGAGTCTCTTTGATGGTGATAGTCTGTTAAGCACTGAAGATATAATTGCGGAGTGGGAAAGCTGGAATTCTATATTGCCGTCAATCAATGAAGAGGGAATAAAACTTTCTGGGAAACCCATAACCTCAGAACCAGATCCGGGAGTAAGGAATGACTGGTGGCACACTGGATGGATTCCTTTTACCACTGACGGCTGCGGAAATAGTTATTGTATTGACGTAGCTCCCACCAGCGAGGGAAAGTCAGGACAGATAATCAGAATGTGGCATGATGATGCCAATAGGCCTATCGTTGCTGCTTCCTTAAGCGAGTGGATTGACGCCTACGTTCTTGATCTAGAAAAGGGGGCATATGCGCCTTCCAATAACTTAGGCTGGGGCGGTATTATCAAAAAGTAG
- a CDS encoding acyl-CoA thioesterase: MDTPASRFSRLLTVQPQDIDELDHVNNVQYVRWVQDTAGEHWLTAYPADERKQYIWVVREHRIHYRHPALLGEELRCTTWIGEVRGAQCQRFVRIERASDNRLLCEAETQWVLLDPASKRPVRIEPDVVERLWGPVG; the protein is encoded by the coding sequence ATGGATACACCTGCGTCCCGATTCTCTCGCTTGCTCACCGTGCAGCCTCAGGATATTGATGAGCTAGACCACGTAAATAATGTGCAATACGTGCGGTGGGTGCAGGATACAGCTGGTGAGCATTGGCTAACGGCCTACCCTGCCGACGAGCGGAAGCAGTATATCTGGGTGGTGCGGGAACACCGGATACACTACCGCCACCCGGCCCTGCTGGGCGAAGAGCTGCGCTGCACCACCTGGATTGGTGAGGTGCGCGGCGCCCAGTGTCAGCGCTTTGTGCGCATCGAGCGGGCTTCAGATAATAGACTGCTTTGCGAAGCGGAAACGCAGTGGGTACTGCTGGATCCAGCCTCCAAACGGCCAGTCCGGATTGAGCCGGATGTGGTGGAGCGACTGTGGGGGCCGGTGGGATAA
- a CDS encoding cold-shock protein — protein MQTGTVKFFNETKGFGFIKVDETGEDIFVHVSELIDEIRDKDKVEFEIAQGRKGLNAVKVKLA, from the coding sequence ATGCAGACAGGAACTGTAAAATTCTTCAACGAAACCAAAGGTTTTGGTTTCATCAAAGTGGACGAGACCGGCGAGGACATCTTCGTACACGTAAGCGAGCTGATCGACGAAATCCGCGACAAAGACAAAGTTGAGTTCGAAATTGCTCAGGGCCGCAAGGGCTTGAACGCCGTTAAAGTGAAACTAGCTTAG
- a CDS encoding DEAD/DEAH box helicase has translation MENETEKMKFSELTLSEEMQRAIAEVGYEEASPIQAAGIPVLLQGRDVIGQAQTGTGKTAAFSIPAIERIDTDSREVQCLVLCPTRELAVQVSGEIQKLGKYKRGLAVVPIYGGSSYDRQFRALERGVQIVIGTPGRVMDHIERGTLKLEHCKMIILDEADEMLDMGFRDDIETVLKKMPEERQTVFFSATMSKPIMDMTKRYQKDPQIVKVNHQEMTVTNIEQSYFEVRGPQKKDVLTRLIDMYNIKSGIVFANTKRMVDEIVGDLQAKGYFAEGLHGDMGQQQRQNTLDKFRKGTLEILVATDVAARGIDVENVEVVVNYDLPADEEYYVHRIGRTGRAGKLGKAFTFVSGRDIYKLRDIMRFTKATIKQERVPSFEDVSEVKTTLMLNSIKEVIVKGNLDKYIARVQRLIDQDQEEAVTSLDVAAALLKMTMKEDKRAQESLDASRTQGAARAGFTRLFVTMGKKDRLHPRDIVDLIAENTSLTAGKVGDIALYDKFSFVEIPNEFVEEVISQLGRSTIQGRPVAFNIATPRQEGDAQQEGGAFGGERPRRGPGGFGGGERREGGGSYGGNRGGGSYGGNRGGGSYGGGDRREGGSSYGGNRGGGSYGGNRGGGSYGGGSRDGGNRGGSSYGGGYKGKRDE, from the coding sequence ATGGAAAACGAAACCGAAAAGATGAAATTCAGCGAGCTGACCCTCTCTGAAGAAATGCAGCGTGCCATTGCCGAAGTAGGCTACGAAGAAGCTTCGCCAATTCAGGCCGCTGGTATTCCCGTATTGCTGCAAGGCCGCGACGTAATCGGCCAGGCCCAGACCGGCACCGGCAAAACCGCCGCCTTCTCCATCCCCGCTATTGAGCGCATCGACACCGACTCGCGTGAAGTACAGTGCCTCGTGCTGTGCCCCACTCGTGAGCTGGCGGTGCAGGTTTCCGGCGAAATCCAGAAGCTTGGCAAATACAAGCGTGGCTTGGCCGTAGTGCCAATTTACGGTGGCTCTTCTTACGACCGGCAGTTCCGCGCCCTGGAGCGCGGTGTGCAGATCGTGATTGGTACGCCCGGCCGTGTGATGGACCACATTGAGCGTGGTACGCTGAAGCTGGAGCATTGCAAAATGATCATCCTCGATGAGGCGGACGAAATGCTGGACATGGGCTTCCGCGACGACATCGAGACGGTGTTGAAGAAGATGCCTGAAGAGCGCCAGACGGTATTCTTCTCGGCTACCATGAGCAAGCCGATCATGGACATGACCAAGCGCTACCAGAAAGATCCTCAGATCGTGAAGGTAAACCATCAGGAAATGACGGTTACCAACATCGAGCAGAGCTACTTCGAGGTGCGTGGTCCGCAGAAAAAGGACGTGCTGACGCGTCTCATCGACATGTACAACATCAAGTCGGGCATCGTCTTCGCTAACACGAAGCGCATGGTGGACGAGATTGTGGGCGACCTGCAAGCCAAAGGCTACTTTGCCGAAGGCCTGCACGGCGACATGGGCCAGCAGCAGCGCCAGAACACGCTGGATAAATTTCGCAAAGGCACGCTGGAAATCCTCGTTGCTACCGACGTAGCCGCCCGCGGCATCGACGTGGAGAACGTGGAAGTAGTAGTAAACTACGACCTGCCCGCCGACGAAGAATATTACGTACACCGCATCGGCCGCACCGGCCGCGCTGGTAAACTAGGTAAGGCCTTCACCTTCGTGAGCGGCCGCGACATTTACAAGCTGCGTGATATCATGCGCTTCACCAAAGCCACCATCAAGCAGGAGCGCGTGCCGTCCTTCGAAGATGTATCGGAGGTGAAAACGACGCTGATGCTGAACTCCATTAAGGAGGTGATTGTAAAGGGCAACCTCGACAAGTATATCGCTCGCGTACAGCGTCTTATCGATCAGGATCAGGAAGAGGCCGTAACGTCTTTGGACGTGGCTGCTGCTCTGCTGAAAATGACGATGAAAGAAGACAAGCGTGCTCAGGAAAGCCTCGATGCCAGCCGCACCCAAGGTGCTGCCCGCGCCGGCTTCACGCGCCTGTTCGTAACGATGGGCAAGAAGGATCGTCTGCATCCCCGCGACATCGTAGACCTGATTGCCGAAAACACCAGCCTCACCGCCGGTAAAGTAGGTGACATTGCTCTGTATGACAAGTTCAGCTTCGTTGAGATTCCGAACGAGTTCGTGGAGGAAGTTATCAGCCAGCTTGGCCGTAGCACCATCCAGGGCCGTCCGGTAGCGTTCAACATTGCAACTCCCCGCCAAGAAGGCGATGCCCAGCAGGAAGGCGGTGCCTTCGGTGGTGAGCGTCCGCGCCGTGGCCCAGGTGGCTTTGGTGGTGGTGAGCGTCGCGAAGGCGGCGGTAGCTACGGCGGCAACCGCGGTGGCGGCAGCTACGGTGGAAACCGTGGTGGCGGCTCCTACGGCGGTGGCGACCGTCGGGAAGGTGGCAGCAGCTACGGTGGTAACCGGGGTGGTGGCTCCTACGGCGGCAACCGCGGCGGTGGTAGCTACGGTGGCGGCAGCCGCGACGGTGGCAACCGCGGTGGCAGCAGCTACGGTGGTGGCTACAAAGGCAAGCGCGACGAATAG
- a CDS encoding ferritin-like domain-containing protein, whose translation MEAKALQAGLNELLETLKDGQRGYTEAMTDVEDADLKQVFKKYAAQRSEYITELEDQMHKLNLHPDEESSITGTVHRAFINLKSIVTGKDRHSILAECERGEDYAKKAYETAQKLQDLPGGLKSLIETQAAGIKQGHDEIRNLRDASK comes from the coding sequence ATGGAAGCTAAAGCACTTCAAGCCGGCCTGAACGAACTCCTCGAAACTCTGAAAGACGGCCAGCGTGGCTACACCGAAGCCATGACCGACGTCGAGGATGCCGATCTGAAACAGGTATTCAAGAAGTACGCAGCGCAGCGCTCCGAATATATCACGGAGCTGGAAGATCAGATGCACAAGCTGAACCTGCATCCTGATGAAGAATCTTCTATTACAGGTACTGTGCACCGGGCTTTCATCAACCTGAAAAGCATTGTAACCGGCAAAGATCGTCATAGTATTCTGGCTGAGTGCGAGCGTGGTGAAGATTACGCCAAGAAAGCCTATGAAACGGCTCAGAAGCTGCAGGATTTGCCCGGCGGCCTGAAGAGCCTGATTGAAACTCAAGCTGCTGGCATCAAGCAGGGCCACGACGAAATCCGTAACCTGCGCGACGCCTCGAAATAA
- a CDS encoding BaiN/RdsA family NAD(P)/FAD-dependent oxidoreductase — MNAEKKTVAVLGGGAAGFFGAIACAEANPDLNVLLIEKTGKLLSKVRISGGGRCNVTHAADTPAQLVQHYPRGQKQLKEPFKQFGAPDTVRWFERRGVQLKTEPDGRMFPTTDSSETIAQCLLEAASRAGVQIWLHTTAEQIEPQPDGGLRLTLSGAHAQTLVVSRLLIATGGAPKTDQYAWLRQLGHSIQEPVPSLFTFNVPNSPLRELPGVSVPQARVRVAGEKLEYEGPVLVTHWGLSGPAVLKLSAWGARRLHELQYQSTALINWIPQYTEESLREWLLEFREQHGKKGVLNNPLFGLPQRLWRTLAEQAGIGTETRWNELPVKLQNRLIESLLRTSLPVRGKTTYKDEFVTCGGIVLSEINMQTMESRLVPGLHFAGEVLDIDGITGGFNFQAAWTTGYLAGRAMAEKVN, encoded by the coding sequence GTGAATGCAGAAAAGAAGACGGTAGCCGTTTTGGGCGGAGGTGCGGCAGGTTTTTTCGGGGCTATTGCCTGTGCAGAAGCCAACCCCGACCTTAACGTTCTACTGATTGAAAAAACCGGTAAGCTGTTGAGTAAAGTCCGGATTTCGGGCGGAGGCCGTTGCAACGTAACCCACGCGGCCGATACGCCTGCGCAACTGGTGCAGCATTATCCGCGGGGTCAGAAGCAACTCAAAGAACCCTTCAAGCAGTTTGGGGCCCCTGATACGGTGCGGTGGTTTGAGCGGCGGGGCGTACAGCTCAAGACCGAGCCCGATGGCCGCATGTTTCCCACCACCGATTCGTCGGAAACCATTGCGCAATGCTTGTTGGAGGCAGCTAGTCGCGCCGGAGTGCAGATATGGCTGCATACCACCGCCGAGCAGATTGAGCCCCAGCCGGACGGTGGCCTACGCCTTACTTTAAGCGGCGCGCATGCCCAAACGCTAGTCGTTTCGCGGCTGCTTATAGCCACAGGAGGCGCCCCCAAAACCGACCAGTACGCGTGGCTTCGGCAGCTAGGCCACTCCATTCAGGAACCCGTGCCGAGCCTGTTTACCTTCAACGTCCCGAACTCGCCGCTGCGGGAGCTGCCGGGTGTGAGCGTGCCCCAGGCCCGTGTGCGGGTGGCCGGCGAGAAACTCGAATACGAAGGCCCGGTGCTTGTTACGCATTGGGGACTGAGCGGCCCGGCCGTCCTGAAACTTTCGGCCTGGGGAGCCCGGAGGCTGCACGAGTTGCAGTACCAAAGCACCGCCCTCATCAACTGGATTCCGCAGTATACGGAGGAGTCATTGCGGGAGTGGCTTCTGGAATTTCGGGAGCAGCATGGCAAGAAAGGCGTCCTGAACAATCCCCTCTTCGGGTTGCCCCAACGACTGTGGCGCACGCTCGCTGAGCAGGCCGGAATTGGGACAGAAACCCGCTGGAACGAGCTGCCAGTCAAGCTTCAAAACCGCCTTATTGAGAGCCTGTTACGCACCTCCTTACCCGTCCGAGGCAAGACCACTTATAAAGACGAATTTGTAACGTGCGGCGGCATAGTACTCAGCGAAATCAATATGCAAACCATGGAAAGCCGGCTAGTTCCTGGCCTACACTTCGCCGGCGAAGTGCTGGATATCGATGGCATCACGGGCGGCTTCAACTTCCAAGCCGCCTGGACGACGGGCTATCTGGCTGGGCGTGCTATGGCGGAGAAGGTTAATTAG
- a CDS encoding Rossmann-fold NAD(P)-binding domain-containing protein — protein sequence MSQTPAYSPPASLPTIAVLGCGWLGLPLARALVKAGYPVNGSTTTPGQLLTLRDAGIRPFLLRLSPRLSSIDADTLRVLLHDVEVLVLNIPPSRAAGSAEAYPALLELVVHAASLAGVRHILHVSSTGVYPDEPRIMHEADAQASANATTPMLRAEALFLGPAHTVVRLGGLLGPGRSAGRFLAGRHDLPQGDAPVNLIHLDDCVGLLQHIIAENSWGHTFNACAANHPTRREFYPLAASRLGLEPPTFLSESAGGKIIDSTLVRSITGYTFRHDDVLAALA from the coding sequence ATGTCCCAAACCCCTGCCTATTCCCCGCCTGCCTCATTACCCACCATTGCCGTGCTTGGCTGCGGGTGGCTAGGCCTGCCGTTGGCGCGCGCCTTGGTCAAAGCGGGGTATCCGGTGAACGGGTCTACCACCACGCCTGGCCAGCTTCTCACCCTGCGCGACGCAGGCATTCGGCCGTTTCTACTGCGCCTGAGTCCCCGGCTTTCCTCTATTGATGCCGATACACTGCGTGTGTTACTACACGATGTCGAAGTTTTGGTGCTCAATATTCCTCCTTCACGTGCAGCCGGTTCCGCCGAAGCTTATCCGGCTCTGCTGGAGTTGGTAGTACATGCTGCCTCGCTTGCGGGCGTGCGCCACATTCTGCACGTCAGCTCTACCGGTGTCTACCCTGATGAGCCGCGCATTATGCACGAAGCAGATGCGCAAGCTTCTGCCAATGCCACTACTCCTATGCTGCGGGCTGAAGCTTTGTTCTTGGGCCCGGCCCATACCGTGGTGCGCCTGGGTGGCCTACTGGGCCCTGGCCGCTCTGCTGGCCGGTTCCTGGCTGGCCGCCACGATTTGCCCCAGGGCGACGCACCCGTAAACCTTATTCACCTCGATGACTGCGTAGGCCTGCTCCAGCATATTATTGCCGAGAACAGTTGGGGCCACACCTTTAACGCCTGCGCCGCAAACCACCCCACTCGCCGGGAGTTTTACCCGCTTGCGGCCAGCCGGCTGGGGTTGGAGCCTCCTACCTTTCTCTCCGAGTCAGCCGGTGGTAAAATCATTGACAGTACGCTGGTTCGGAGCATTACGGGCTATACCTTCCGGCACGATGATGTGCTGGCGGCCCTGGCCTAG
- a CDS encoding SDR family oxidoreductase, with amino-acid sequence MSSSHPYAQPMLRDNALQGKTIVVTGGGTGLGRAMTTYFLQLGANVVISSRKLDVLEKTAEELREQTQNANVLAVQCDVRKYEEVEALLQKTIDTFGGVDVLLNNAAGNFISPTERLSHKAFDVIVDIVLRGSYNCTLAFGKRWIADKKPGTILNIVTTYASVGSAYVVPSAAAKAGVLAMTRSLAVEWAKYGIRSNAIAPGPFPTEGAWSRLFPEPLASKLDPAASVPLKRVGEHQELANLAAYMVSDFSAYMNGEVVTLDGGEWLNGAGEFNKLEAIPAPMWDQIEKTMRR; translated from the coding sequence ATGTCTTCCAGCCATCCTTACGCCCAACCCATGCTTCGCGATAATGCCCTGCAGGGCAAAACCATCGTCGTGACGGGCGGCGGCACTGGCCTAGGCCGCGCCATGACCACCTATTTCCTGCAGCTGGGCGCCAACGTTGTCATCAGCTCCCGCAAGCTGGATGTGCTGGAAAAAACGGCCGAAGAACTGCGCGAACAGACCCAGAATGCCAATGTGCTGGCCGTGCAGTGCGATGTGCGCAAGTACGAGGAGGTGGAAGCGCTACTCCAAAAAACCATCGATACGTTTGGCGGGGTAGATGTGCTCCTGAACAATGCCGCCGGCAACTTCATCAGTCCCACGGAGCGCCTGAGCCATAAGGCGTTTGATGTGATTGTGGACATTGTACTGCGCGGCTCCTACAACTGCACCCTGGCTTTTGGCAAGCGCTGGATTGCGGACAAGAAACCCGGCACCATTCTCAATATTGTAACCACCTATGCATCCGTAGGGTCGGCGTACGTGGTGCCTTCAGCGGCAGCTAAAGCGGGTGTGCTGGCCATGACGCGCTCTTTGGCTGTGGAGTGGGCCAAGTACGGCATCCGGTCCAACGCCATAGCGCCCGGTCCATTCCCGACGGAGGGTGCCTGGAGCCGTCTGTTCCCCGAGCCTCTGGCCTCGAAGCTGGATCCAGCTGCCAGCGTGCCCCTCAAGCGAGTGGGCGAACATCAGGAGCTCGCCAACTTGGCAGCTTATATGGTGTCGGACTTCTCCGCTTACATGAACGGTGAAGTAGTGACGCTCGATGGTGGCGAGTGGCTCAACGGGGCCGGCGAGTTTAACAAGCTCGAAGCCATTCCGGCCCCCATGTGGGACCAGATTGAAAAGACGATGCGCCGTTAA
- a CDS encoding LysM peptidoglycan-binding domain-containing protein — protein MISIFRLSAVAALAAATVATSAAALAPSEKLSTDQVISRLSTAITNLKTLRCTVRAQERIEGSYQKAHTQMKMAFSPYKVYLRNQKGVEVLWVTGQNNGDAWVYPNSFPYVTLNLDPLGALMRKSQHHSALDAGYGTIAEMLHGSSQRLDHTFEKTFRYSGDTTIAGRPAYILRASYPQFRYVAYKTTKPETVTAISDKFGCGEYRILERNDLSAGATVPAGRTLQVPNAYGRRIVMCIDQKLMLPLVVQVHDDKGLFEKFEFSDIVANQPIPAAEFTKDFKGYKF, from the coding sequence ATGATTTCTATTTTCCGACTCTCCGCCGTTGCAGCCCTTGCAGCAGCCACAGTCGCCACATCTGCGGCCGCCTTAGCGCCGAGCGAAAAACTCTCCACCGACCAGGTTATTTCCCGCTTAAGTACGGCCATTACCAACCTCAAAACGCTGCGCTGCACCGTGCGGGCGCAGGAACGCATCGAGGGCTCCTATCAGAAGGCACACACCCAAATGAAAATGGCCTTCTCTCCTTATAAGGTGTATTTGCGCAACCAAAAGGGAGTAGAAGTGCTCTGGGTGACGGGCCAAAATAACGGCGATGCGTGGGTGTACCCCAACAGCTTCCCTTACGTCACGCTCAACCTCGATCCGCTGGGCGCTCTTATGCGCAAAAGCCAGCATCATAGCGCCTTAGATGCCGGCTACGGCACCATTGCCGAAATGCTACACGGCTCCAGCCAGCGCCTCGACCACACCTTCGAAAAGACGTTCCGCTACAGCGGCGACACCACCATTGCCGGCAGACCCGCCTACATTTTACGCGCGTCCTATCCGCAGTTCCGGTATGTGGCCTACAAAACCACCAAGCCCGAAACCGTTACCGCCATTTCCGACAAATTTGGCTGCGGCGAGTACCGTATTCTGGAGCGCAATGATTTATCAGCGGGGGCTACGGTGCCAGCCGGCCGCACGCTGCAGGTGCCCAACGCATATGGCCGTCGGATTGTGATGTGCATAGACCAGAAACTCATGCTGCCCCTCGTGGTGCAGGTGCACGATGATAAAGGGCTATTTGAGAAGTTTGAATTCTCCGATATCGTGGCCAATCAGCCTATACCCGCCGCTGAGTTCACCAAGGATTTCAAGGGCTATAAGTTCTAG
- a CDS encoding glycosyltransferase family 2 protein yields MHFSIITPTHNRRQFLPEAVASVRASISAPLDFTFDHLICENASTDDTAQWLKSEEHNDGVPLRVRPQSTKLLPGPARNLLIRQDTPADGWLVPLDDDDLLLQRALYHYAAEIQTHDGQPWFVADFLRVDQDRRYLPNEDYYAWKFETPTDMLRAIFRAEHFIQGNVCYSRALFDEVGGYDEEIEMAEDLDLYVRFLLAGHLPVICPHISHLHRFHTSNVSIGVDADKHGQDLQVIYDKYAEQLKALGIERPGA; encoded by the coding sequence ATGCACTTCTCCATTATTACTCCTACCCACAACCGCCGGCAGTTTCTGCCCGAGGCCGTGGCCAGTGTCCGCGCCAGCATATCGGCGCCGCTCGACTTTACGTTTGACCACCTGATCTGCGAAAATGCCAGCACCGACGACACGGCCCAATGGCTGAAGTCGGAAGAACACAACGACGGCGTGCCGCTGCGGGTGCGGCCCCAGAGCACCAAGCTCCTGCCCGGCCCGGCGCGCAACCTGCTCATCCGGCAGGATACTCCCGCCGATGGCTGGCTGGTGCCGCTCGATGATGATGACCTGCTCCTGCAGCGGGCACTTTATCATTATGCCGCTGAGATACAGACGCACGACGGCCAGCCCTGGTTTGTGGCCGATTTCCTGCGTGTTGACCAGGACCGGCGCTACCTGCCCAATGAGGATTACTACGCCTGGAAGTTCGAGACGCCCACCGATATGCTGCGCGCCATTTTCCGGGCCGAGCACTTCATTCAAGGCAATGTGTGCTACAGCCGGGCCTTGTTTGATGAAGTGGGTGGCTACGATGAGGAAATTGAAATGGCCGAAGACTTAGACCTCTATGTGCGGTTTCTGCTGGCCGGACACTTGCCCGTTATTTGCCCGCACATCAGCCACTTACACCGCTTCCATACCAGCAACGTCAGCATCGGGGTAGATGCCGATAAGCACGGTCAGGATTTGCAAGTGATATATGATAAGTATGCCGAACAGCTGAAAGCGCTGGGCATTGAGCGGCCGGGAGCTTGA
- a CDS encoding metal-dependent hydrolase family protein, with translation MRILGASAILLLVVSSQLALGQSTPSTLPPTSLLLRPAAVFDGETLHAGWVVLIENDKIKAVGPSAQLTAPAGARTLELPGLTLLPGLIEGHSHMLLHPYNETPWNDQVLLESSALRVARATAHARRTLEAGFTTARDLGSEGAGYADVGLKQAIDQGLIPGPRLLVATRALVATGSYGPKLSAEVDVPQGAQEADGVDGIIRAVREQIGKGADIIKVYADYRWGAGEPSRPTFSQEELTLIVQTARSTGRPVVAHASTPEGMRRAALAGVQTIEHGDAGTLEVFKLMKQRGVALCPTVAAGDAISQYRGWRKGQDPEPERLVQKRLSMKAAKQSGVELAIGGDVGVFTHGDNLREAEQLIQDFGLPTLQVLRGLTSTNARLFQLPDRGRIQPGLLADLIAVSGDPTQDIKALRQVRLVVKGGVIVKQ, from the coding sequence ATGCGCATTTTAGGGGCCTCTGCGATATTACTGCTTGTTGTATCCTCACAATTGGCCCTAGGCCAGTCGACGCCCTCAACACTTCCCCCTACTTCGCTCCTGCTCCGCCCTGCCGCCGTTTTCGATGGCGAAACGCTGCATGCGGGTTGGGTCGTGTTGATAGAGAACGACAAAATCAAAGCCGTAGGCCCCTCGGCGCAGCTCACCGCCCCAGCCGGTGCCCGCACCCTGGAACTGCCGGGCCTTACGCTGCTGCCGGGCCTCATTGAGGGGCACAGCCACATGCTGCTCCACCCCTACAACGAAACGCCTTGGAACGACCAGGTGCTGCTAGAGTCCTCAGCGTTGCGCGTGGCCCGCGCCACAGCTCATGCCCGCCGTACCCTGGAAGCCGGCTTTACTACGGCCCGCGACCTGGGCAGCGAAGGTGCCGGTTACGCCGACGTAGGCCTCAAGCAAGCCATTGATCAGGGCCTGATTCCGGGTCCGCGCCTGCTGGTAGCCACGCGCGCGCTGGTGGCCACAGGCAGCTACGGCCCCAAGCTTTCCGCCGAGGTGGATGTGCCCCAGGGTGCCCAGGAAGCCGATGGTGTGGACGGCATCATTCGGGCCGTACGGGAGCAGATTGGGAAGGGAGCCGATATCATCAAGGTGTACGCCGATTACCGCTGGGGCGCCGGGGAGCCCAGCCGACCCACCTTCTCGCAGGAAGAACTGACGTTGATTGTGCAAACCGCCCGCAGCACCGGTAGGCCTGTAGTGGCCCACGCCAGCACGCCCGAGGGTATGCGCCGTGCCGCGCTGGCCGGCGTGCAAACCATTGAGCATGGTGATGCCGGCACGCTAGAAGTGTTCAAGCTGATGAAGCAGCGCGGTGTGGCCCTCTGCCCCACTGTGGCGGCCGGCGATGCTATTTCTCAGTATCGGGGCTGGCGCAAAGGCCAGGACCCCGAGCCGGAACGGCTTGTGCAGAAGCGCCTGAGTATGAAAGCGGCCAAACAAAGCGGCGTAGAGCTGGCCATTGGTGGCGATGTGGGCGTGTTTACCCACGGCGACAACCTGCGCGAAGCCGAGCAACTAATCCAGGATTTCGGCCTGCCCACCCTGCAGGTACTGCGCGGCCTCACCAGCACGAACGCCCGCCTTTTTCAGCTTCCCGACCGCGGCCGCATTCAGCCTGGCCTACTCGCCGACCTGATTGCCGTTTCCGGCGACCCAACGCAGGACATCAAAGCCTTGCGCCAGGTACGCCTGGTGGTAAAAGGCGGTGTGATTGTGAAGCAATAA